From the genome of Oncorhynchus masou masou isolate Uvic2021 chromosome 15, UVic_Omas_1.1, whole genome shotgun sequence:
TTGGCTCGGTGGATAAACTGCGGGAGGTCCAGGGCATGTACGAAACCATGGAGCGCCTCCGGAACATCCCACCTGAGTCTGTCAGAGAGGACCTATTGGTGCAGgaggtgagactgtaaacagtgtatacacacacagacatacacacacatacacgtgttcTAAACATACTCCTACTCTGACTCATTGACACGAGTCAACTGACGTttcactgtctgtgtgtctagaTCTGGTTTGATGACTtcctctgtatgtctctgtctgtgtgtaggtggTGTCCCTGGCGGTGACCGAGGCTCTGATCGAGAGGGAGTGCAGTATTCAGGTAAGGAAGTGGAGGGAGTCCAGGGGCGAACTGACCCACCAGCCTGTCCGAAGGCTCCACGGGACACGGGACATCCACGAGCACAAGCGTCGGGCCGCCGCCATCAGCTCCGGGGGTAGCTTCTCCTTCCTGGGGTCCATCCCCCCTCCAGGGCCTCTCAGGGCCTCCTCCAGcctgctctccctccccggcTTCCGCAAGTCCAAaactcccttcctctctcagaaGAAGGGCTCCTTCTCTGGGGCCTCTGGGATGGAGGCCATGCAGCGACAGAACCCCTCAGCGGCAGCTTCAAGCCCACCCAGAGGCCCCGCCCACAAACCACCTATGTCTAGTGGCTCTGTAGCTAGGGCACCTGCCTCTCAGAGTCCTTTGGTTGGGTCTGGTCCAGGCCCCTCTTCTGGCCCAGCCCAGACCTCAGCACAGAGCCAGCCTGGTGCATCAGCCCCAGTACACCATACACCACCCAACACCCTCTCCCCCAAAGTCACTTCTGAGCAGATCACACCCACCATCCCATCACCCACTGCTAACAACACGCCTCTGCCCCCGTTCCCagacggagggaggaggaggaggaggaggaggagcagcagctacaggaggagaggatgacaggaagaagaggaggagcaaGGAAGacaagaagaaagagaaggaggaggagaagaggaaagagaaggagaagaagaaggacaaAGCAGACAAGGAGAGccagaagaaggagaaggagcgggcagagaaagagaagaaaagggagaaaggggggaagaaaaaggacagagggggaggagaggcagaggagaagaaTGGAGCCACAGCACCAAGAGATTCGGCCTAGTTTCTCCTGTTTTCCTTCAGAAAGAAAACGGGGAAGGAAAAACAGAGGACATGGAAACAAAAGACCCCCAGAAGTGGAATGAGAGCGAGAAAAGGAGAAGGCCTCCTGTATAGTGCATCTTGAGGACTACATATAGTCAGGAGACATCTGGATCATGGTTTTATTAGCACCCCAGGGGTCATGTCCCCCCATATAACCCCCCATGCTTTCTTCATCAATGAGTTTGAATAAGTAAGATGGGACACGTTTCCTTTTGCAACTGGAGAATTGTCTGTGTGGTTCACAATGAATCTCCCAAGATCACACAACCGTTTCTCatttagttttttattttatttagtttttAATCAGACTAAAGCTGGTGGACAGACAAGCCTTTGGACATAGAGTAGGTGGGAGTTATAAATTGGGTGTAAATGGAACATCCTAAATCCATGTAGGACCCTTGAGTCGTTCCCCATAATGCCCTGTCATGTTCAGTTTGTGGTCAGATGTCCAACCGGAATGCCTGCAGATAAAagtaaacaatttaaaaaatatctcAAACCCAGGCACTGAGGACTGATTGCTGGTAGTACTATGGTATTTGGATGTCTGGGAGGACCTATTTATTGTAGTGTTTagtgttgtgtgagtgtgtgccttaGTAGCGTAGCGAGCTGAGTTACCGTTCAATATTGCCACCCAGtttctctgctctttctctcatGTCTTTGTCTTCCTCTTTATTGAGTTGCTTGttttctcccccctttctctcatcTATTGATCTTTAGTCCTCTGACCAGTGACGGAGGAATATAATCCCAACAGGTAAATGGAGATATGTTCACTGCGATAGGGAGAAATGAACATGACATTCTGAGccttgacagacagacatgcatggATCAGGATGGCACCTCCCTAACAACACGGAGTGATTTAATTTTAGAATGCAATTATTTTTGTTTGTCTTTTCAAGTCTCTTGAGTATGTTTATAGTGGGAGATGATGATAGATACTGGTAGTTTAGCGAGGGAGGGTCCTTCTACATTCAATGACAACTCTGAATCTGCCCATCAGACCAAATGTCCATCTGTTATTTTTTTGCTTGTGGTAAATGAAATAATCTATATTTTATTTAGCCAAATGTTAATAAGGGTGAGGCTTTTAGTAAATTAACCCATTGGAATGTGATCTATTTAGAGTGATTTGAGAAACTTAAGTTGACCATTCCTgtttggtaggtaggtaggttgttGAATCTCATCTGGATAGTTCATAGAGAATaatagaggcctctagtggccaaaaggctGTTTTAGCATGAGCAAGGCcatgagggcttccaccatttgaatgtagtcaactgggtgggacgtCCAACTTCATTGACCGATCCCTACTGGTGACCCTGTTGGAGTCGTGCAACCAGGTCATCAGGGGGGATCAGCCATTCGGgaagaagaaaattgactactttGAAATGGAGATTGCCTCAATGAAGCTGTCACAGATGCCATAATGGCACGGATACAATGATGAggcctctttccatctctatgggATAGTTTCACCTCTTACACCTGCGCCTTTAGGACCCATAGGAAGCCACTTTGTGCTGGGCGGGTCAGGTGTGCCAATGTAGCATTAACCTCTGAACTCTGACCTTCAAGCTCTGATGTATTTATGTACAAAGTTGGTTAATTTAATCAgatattatatatgtattattCTTTATTTTGGATCTGACTGCTATTTTTCTATGCAAGTAAAGGACACCTGGTTAACTGGAAGGATGGCTGGCGATGTGAAGCCCAGTTTAAGGAGGATAATGTtaagtattgtttttttttagatACTGGTATGGCTGTTTTGATTTCATTATTGCACATTTGTCTTCATCTTCTAAGATAAATCCTATTTATGTAATTTCATATTTCAAGTTTACTGTGGTTGCTATGGGTAATGTTAGGTCCACAATTCTCCAGTTACCTTATTACAGTATTAAACCTGACAGTGATTGGTTGATGGTCATTCCTCTGTTCTTCAATCAACTAAGATTCACATGAGTATTTCAGATATGACATAATTTGAGTGAGCCGAAGGTCATAAAGTACTGTATGAGATACTGTGAGGCGTTTAGTCAACTCTGACACGGGTTGTAAATTGAAGATCTGAAGTTGTCTGTCTTTGTCACGCCAGTATGTTGTAACCAACCACCATGATGATGTTTTAATAACTCCCTAACCCACTCACACACAGTGTTATGTAACGTatctatactgtacattagatGGATAGTGTCGGTTAGTTACTGTAACACCATTCCTTGGTGGAAACCGTTGATTCTCAACACTGATTCTCTGTACTGTTTTTgtagggcaggagaggagggtcTTTAGTGTAATTGTAGCCAAAATGTCCTTTGTGTTCACTATTTCTTTTTTTTCCCAACTCGTGTTATTTTTTTAAGCTTCTGctttcccccttcttcctccacaTTTTGCTTCGTCTTCTCAGAATCACTTAGATCAGAGTAGAGTCGGCGAAGATGACTTGAACATGTTTATGCAAACCTTACTGTTCACAAAGCATGTTGTCAAATAGCAGCACTGACGGCCACAATGCCACTGCTGAGATCAGTAGTGTTCATGGCAATAATTAGAAGTTGGAGAACCCTGAGAATGCTACAGAACCAATCAGGATAGAGCAATATTTCTCCAAGCAGGCCCTGGCCTCATCCAATTGGGTAGGCTCCTTAAGGCCCTCAATTCTGTGTTGAGTTATCAAGAGGTCATGACAGTCATTGCTTCCAAACTGATCTGGAATCAGTCCTCACGCCTGAAATAGCCAGGATGAGTCAACAGAGACACTTAGGTCCTGAGTGCATTTCTGCTTTGGTCCTGAAAGCCTTGAGCTTGATTGATTTTAAATGGGAGCATCCCACtgatttgatttttttaaagTTTGTTGCTTTTATGTTTTTCTATTTTGTCATTGCTTTCTCCCCAACTGTGTCTTTTGTTTTAAGTTTACATGGAACTGTTATTGGTGGAAAATAAAATCCTAGATAATGAAATGCATTCCTTACCTGCAGAAAATCTACACATAATGTATTTAATTAATAATGACAGTTGTGATGAATAATAAACCATAATATATTAAAGAACCCTGCTCTGCCTTGCATTCTTGTTTCATATTGGTTTAGCCCGCATTCTCCCAATGAGCTGTGCATGAACATTTTATTCCATTCTGGAAAAACTTCATATTTCAGACAATcgtccagcagggggcagtaaaggTGTATTTTTGCTGTCTTTACAAATGGGCCTCGTCTGCTGATAAGATTTTGGTGGTGTCAGAATTTGTATTTCTTCCCCCAATGCACACAGCACAGGAAATACACCCACACCAGCCCTGTTTCTCAATCCCACTCTATCAGAACCACTCATGAACAGAGACACTAGTGTACAAAAGATAAGAGCTTTTATTCACAGTTAGTCCCTTTTTTATTTGTTACAGAGGAGTTTCTGGTAGACTAAAGCTAGTCCAGGTGCAGAAAACAAAGGAGCTTATAGAAAACAAAGAGGTAGAACtaaaggaggaaagggaggagggaaaggaggggaaGACGAGTGTTTTCTTTGggtcctttctcttctctcttagCAGCCTTTCACTTCTTGAGAAAAACGTAGCCGTCACTTTAAGGAGACCATGTTTTTCTCTAGCCTCATTCCTTCTTAGAATATCTCCTATTTTCGCACCTTATCTACAGGAGATAACATCTACAATATTTATAGATCGATATCCCTCTGTTTGGTTTATTTGCCCATCTGAGAGTTAAATTAAGGGGGAGTGAAAGGACTTCCAGGTCTAACCTCAGCTGTTGCAGCCGAGGCAAAGACTGGTGCTCCGTTTCACCTTGGGGTTTACACATCCATACCACAGCAGTGGAATACGACTTGCTGTGTGCATTTCTTCTaacagagagactggggaaacaaCCAACGATAGATATGAGTAAGAGATGAAAAGGAGGAAGAGGGTTAAGGGAGGGGAAAGTGgatgagaaagagatggagatgtTAAAAGATCATTTTTATTGAAAATAATCCCATATCCccacaaacaaacatagacaacccatGAGCACCCGCTCTCACACAAATGTCTTGAGTGGAGACGAGTCTTTTAGAGAATttgtgtgagtgagagacagagcaCATGAgtacacataaagagaaggaaggTATGAgagaatagaaggaagagaggagcagGAAGATAGAATGGCAAGGGAGGCTGTTTTCTTTTCTTCTGTCTGTTTCAttactcctccttctcctctccgtGTGTGATGACATAGCAGATTTGCTTGTAGTCTACGTTGCCGGCCACATCTGGGGGGAAGGCAGCCCACAGGTTCTTCatctgtgtggaggagaaggaaggTCAGCCACTCGCCAAGTCAAGGGACAACGAGAGATCATGATGATATTCAAACTGAATGATTAGAAATGTATTCACCTCCTCTGCAGAGAACCTGTCGCACTGAGTGGTCAGGAGCTCCTGAaggctagagacagagagggagacaaagtCAGAAACATTCATGAAGCTGTGGATTCTGTTATGGAGTGCACTCATTACTACAACTGTAAAATAAGGAAGGAAATATTCTCACAAGTCCTTCTTGATGAAACCGGTAGCATCGGGGTCCAGGACCTTGAAAGCACTAACGATGACATCCTCGGGATCAGCCCCTGAGACACACAGAGCGTCAGTCAGGCATGTTACACTGGCAGCAAGACACCTGCAATGTCCTCAGATATGGAAGTGTACTTAGAAAGCCACTAACACTTTGAAGAGATTATAACCTGGTTATAACAAGTTAGACAGTGAGCCTAACAGAGTCAAACCAAGAAATGAGATTGTGAAACATAAATAGAGCAAGCAAGTACAGTGAGTTATAGACCCACCCTTGAGCTTCTCTCCGAACATGGTGAGGAAGACGGTGAAGTTGATGGGGCCGCTGGCCTCCTTGACCATGGCTTCCAGCTCCTCATTCTTCACATTCAACTGGCCTACAGAGCAGGGAGGCAGTGGAGGTTAGCTAGCACcattatctatctctctctcacacacacacacacatatacagtacatataggaCATTGTGGACATACTAAGGCACACTTTTAAGACAAATCAGTCACATAATATGTCCTCAGAATCTTAAAAGGTCTTAAATGTAACCCTTGCTCACCCATTGAGGCCAGCACGTCCCTCAAGTCATCCTTGCTGATGataccgtctctgttctggtcaATGATTGTGAAAGCctgagaaggagggaaggagggagggaagaagtgAGGAAGACAGAGAATGTCTGACATGACATGAACACCAGTCACCAGAGTCTGCCAAGTTGTCATCCCCAGTGGGACATGGAGGAGGggtgttcagtcctgtgtgtagtggggcatgggggaggggggggggttcagtcctgtgtgtagtggggcatggaggaggggggggggttcagtcCTGTGTGTAGTGGGGCATGGAGGAGGGGGGTTCAGTCCTGTGTGTAGTGGGACATGGAGGAGGGGGGTTCAGTCCTGTGTGTAGCGGGACATGGAGGAGGGGGGTTCAGTCCTGTGTGTAGTGGGACATGGAGGAGGGGAGGTTCAGTCCTGTGTGTAGTGGGACATGGAGGAGGGGGTTCAGTCCTGCGTGTAGTGGGACATGGAGGAGGGGGATTCAGTCCTGTGTGTAGTGGAACATGGAGGAGGGGGGTTCAGTCCTGTGTGTAGTGGGACATGGAGGAGGGGGGTTCAGTCCTGTGTGTAGTGGGACATGGAGGAGGGGGGTTCAGTCCTGTGTGTAGTGGGacatggaggaggggggggggttcagtcctgtgtgtagtgggacatggaggaggggagggggggttcagtcctgtgtgtagtgggacatggaggggggggggttcagtcCTGTGTGTAGTGGGACATGGAGGAGGTGGGGTTCAGTCCTGTGTGTAGTGGGACATGGAGGAGGGGGGGTTCAGACCTGTGTATAGTGGGATGTGGGTAGCATGTGGTAATTTAAGTGCCAGGTGCTGCCTATTTATGGCACAATGCTATCTAACCCTTGTTAGGCGAGACCTAAAAAGAACAGAAGAAATTGAAATTCTTACACGTTCATTTATGGAGAGCTCATTAAGTTACACCTATTAAATCCTTCTTCCACTGTCCCAGCCTGTCTCTGGACCTCATCTCTTACGTCTATGAAACCCAAGAGGACCCCCATGGATGGTCTTGAACTTAAAAAAGCAGCTGGTAATCCATCttcctgactcacacacacatgcacacactccccCCATCCTGGCAAAGTGTTAAGACTGTCCCAATGATGATGCCAGACATTCCTAAGTGAAACTTAAGAAGTCTGTATCACATACAGCAGCAAGAATTCCCTCCGTTAAGTCTGTGCCCATATTCCTTGACAACACTTTTGAAAACACATACTATCATATACAATCTCCCACCTACTGCCAGATCCCCATTTCCTGACCTTATCCATCCTTCCATACACACAGTATCCTTCCCTACACTCCTTCCACTTTCTACCCTTCGTCTTTCATCTACATACCGTTCACCTCTCCAACCTTCCTCTCCTCATAATCAGGTACACTATCCTGCCTTCAAAACTCTAGACCTTATCAGAAGCTCAAGAAGGTgccaccccccaccccttctgtttcactctctccccacctgttctcctcctgtccacccccccccccccccagtcaccCCCCATTCATCCCCGTCCCCCTCACtgcccttcccttcccctctcctctgtgtgcaGAGTGCCAGCCAGGGCCCAGTTGTCCTGCCATACTTAAACATGCAGCCCTCAGCAGCAGAGGACTTAAGATGAGAGGTTGAGTGACAGCTGAAGGCTCAGACGAGAGGGAGGCCTGGAGAGCTCCAAAAGGTTACAGAAACttcagaggggggtggggggcagaCAAAATAGCAACTGCACTGAGAATTTACCAATCAGAGGCCAGCCCCCACAATCTAATTTGGGGTTCGCTcctttaatgaaacaaggaaaaacaGTACATGATTGACTTATGTTTATAACAGTATCAATTTAGCCGCTGTGCCTGTCTGTTTCAGCCACTCTACAGCAGAATTAGGTTACAATGAAACTGACTGGTGGCCAGACTAGAGTCACTCACTCTCAGCCCAGATAGGGAGTTGAAAGGAAATCTGTCCCATTGACATTTTAAGGTGTGAAAGTGATGAGGTGCTGCATAGTGTGTTAAGAAATCCTCACCTCCTTGTACTCCTGGATCTGGCTCTGCTCAAACATGGAGAACACGTTGGAGGAACCGCCCTCTGCTGCTGCTCCCCTCCTCTTGGCCTTCTTGGGTGCCTGAAGGACAAACACATCAACTGCTTAACAATGGGACCTTCTAGGTCTGTTCATCCTGCAGCTGTAGCCCTCAGGAGGCCAATTAGTGACCTTTGACTTCAGTGTCAAGCTGTTCCTGGTCAGCGACAGGTGAAAGGCTGTCCTTGTGTGTAGGTCCAGTACACGGTTCCGTCTGCCATCTAGCGTTACAGTCTTTGATCTGACTATCAGTGTGATGTGGGGTGAATATATGTGGCCCACCATTAAATCCTGCCTCTATGTCTTACTAAACTAAATGTAGTTTAACATCCCTTACTACCGAGCTCTTGAAATGTTCTCAGAACAGTTCAGGTACAATCTTTCTCTGGCTCAGGACAGAGTACAGTGTTTTTGAATGTGGATGTATTAAAACATTAATTGTCCTCAGGTAGCTAACCTTTTACAGCATCTTCTATATAAATGTTGTTAATAAAGTGTTAACAAAATGTTTAGATCCTGTGAATGATATTGCATATCCAGGAACAGCTTTACACAAAATGTCTAAAAATGTCACCACCCAAAAATGTCCAAAGTACAGTTGAGTTTTAAAAagttccaaaatgtatttttcaatCTTGCAAAAAAGCTTAAAATAGAAAAACAAGAAAATCTGGGAATGCTGTGTTATTCCTGGAGGTTCCCATCGACAGCACACAGTGTAGTGGACAGGTAAGCAGTCAGAAAGTGAGGACCGGTGTTACTCACCATCTCGAGACGGTATGTATGGAGGTTTGGATGGTCAACAAGAGAAGAGACTGATGTGAAGCCGCATTAAACCTCTATCCTCGGGGGCTTATATACCTCTGTAGACCGCGCTAACTTTAGCCACAGCCTCAAGTTTGGATttgtagaggcagagagagggagagagggagagagagggatgagtttGAAGCAAAAGTTAAGCGACAGGCAGAATGAGGGACAAGCTATCACCTTACAGGAGATCAGAAATAGACCCAGGAGTCTTGGAATGAAGGGAACCCGATACAACAGGGACCAGGCCATACGTTTAGTGTCCCACGTGGACTAATATGGACATTCAGGACGTAAAAGGCTTGATGGACTGCTGGCTGGCTGGACACATCTTGGCACCGTCCCACCCCTCCATAGTCTCCATCATCATCACCCTTCAGTGTGGCTCATCAACCTATCATTGACTTTAGTTTTTACATTACAATATTAAAGGCTTAAATAAACACATTTTGTGCTCTTAGTGACTTGAAATGTACATTTGTATGCATGTGCATGCATGGGTAGATATATTTCTCTGTCTACACTTTCTATATTCATATGTCCAGCGATGTCCACAGGCAATTGCCTTCTCACATTTTGCATGGCACTGCACTGTCCAGCATGCATGTGTAATGTCATTACATAAAATACTGTCACTGCATCAATATTTTGAATATTTTGGGAACACTCTGGTACAGTGTTTGTGTATATTAGTGTTAATTGGTGGCGGTAGTGAGGTCTCCCATAATCGCTCTAGAGTCTAAGGGCCCGAGCCTGGGTTTCTATTCGGCTAACATATGGAGTTGTAAGATGGTTACACCAAGGACCATTCGGCTGTTTGATTTTGAATTGAAGGACCTCTAGTGGTATATATCTGAGTTAATAGgaaaaggccaaattcaatgtttcattaaataataataataaaacaaatcatatatatatatatatatacagtgcattcgaaaagtatttaAACCCCTtgacagctttattctaaaatggattacatacattttttcccctcgtcaatctacacacaataccccataatgacaaagagaattaaaaaaaattgttgttgaaattttagcaaatgtattacattttttgtttAAATACCttataagtgttcagaccctttgctatgagactcaaaatggagctcaggtgcatcctgtttccattgatcatccttgagatgtttctacaacttgattggagtccacctgtggtaaattcaattgattggacatgatttggaaagccacacacctgtctatataagttcacACAGtggaaagtgcatgtcagagcaaaaaccaagccatgaggttgaaggaaccgtccgtagagctcagagacaggactgAGTCGAGGCACTGCAAAttgtgcagcattgaaggtccccaagaacacagtggcctcctttattcttaaatggagaagtttggaaccaccaagactctttctagagctggctgccctgccaatgagcaatcgggggagaagggccttggtcagggagatgaccaagaacccgatggtccctctgacagagctccagaattcctttgttgagatgggagaactttccatagggacaactatctctgcagcactccaccaatcaggcctttatggtagagtggccagacggaagacactcctcagtaaaaggcacatgacaacccgcttggagtttgccacaaggcacctaaagacactcagaccatgagaaacaagattctctggtctgatgaaaccaagattgaaatctttggcctgaatgccaagcgtcacttctggaggaaacctggcaccatccctacggtgaagcatggtggtggtagcatcatgctgtggggatatttttcagtagcagggactgggagactagtcatgatttgaaggaaagatgaacaaagAAAAATGgagatccttgaggaaaacctgctccagagcgctcagaacctcagactggggcaaaggttcaccttccaacaggacaactaccctaagcacacagccaagactacgcaggagtggctttgggtcaagtctctgaatttccttgagtggcccagccagagcccggacttgaacccaatcaaacatctctggagagacctgaaaatagctgtgggcgacgctccccatccatcctgacagagcttgagaggatctgcagtgaagaatggggaaactccaaatacaggtgtgccaagcttgttgggtcatacccaagaagactcgaagctgtaatcgctgccaaaggtgcttcaacaaagtgcttaGTAGGGTTcagaatacttaagtaaatgttatatttcagttttttatttggaataaatttgaaaacatttctaagaatctgtttttgctttttcattatggggtattgtgtgtagattgaggatatAGTAAAATGTTTAGAGTAAAGctgtaaggctgtaatgtaacagaatgtgaaaaagtcaaggggtctgaatactttccgaatgcactgtatatagagtaccagtcagaagtttggacacacctactcattccagtgttattctttattctacattgtagaataatagtgaagacaacactatgaaataacacatatgaaatcgtgtagtaaccaaaaaaagtgtgaaacaaatctaaatatattttatgtttgtgattcttcaaagtagccaccctttcccttgatgacacTTTTGCACTCTCTAGGCATTTTATATATTATTAGGTAGAAAAtgaaggaaaaacccttgaatgagtcagcGTGTCCGAACTTTTGACCAGTTACAGTATGTGTATATGTTTCACAGttggttggtggcaccttaatttgggGGTGActggcttgtggtaatggctggagtggattaaatggaatggtatcaaacacatggtttccatgtgtttgatgccctTCCATTCatgccgttccagccattattatgagccatccacCCCTCCGCAGCCtcctgtgtagtgtgtgtgtgtatatatacagtattttattATTTGATggaacattgaatttggccttttgCTATTAGCCTACAGAAATGCATTGAATGATATTCATACATGGCAAAAAAGGAAGTATGTTTTAAAAGTGTCTGTCCAATATCTGAGAGATGCAAGAAAGCTCAGGAAACTAATTTTAAATGAGTCATGtaatttcctgagctttcttgtATCGAATGGAAGATCACGAATGGAAGGGCATCAAACGCAAGTAAACCTAAATGCATGCTTtccaaccgatcgctgcctgcacctgcccgcccgtccagcatcactactctggactgctctgacttagaatacgtggacaactacaaatacctaggtgtctggttagactaaactctccttccagacccacatcaaacaagttaaatctagaattggcttcctatttcacaacaaagcatccttcactcatgctgccaaacataccctcgtaaaactgaccatcctaccgatcctcgacttcggcgatgtcatttacaaaatagcctccaataccctactcaataaattggatgcagtctatcacagtgccatcctttttgtcaccaaagccccatatactacccaccactgacctgtatgctcttgttggctggccctcgcttcatactcgtcgccaaacccactggctccaggtcatctacaagaccctgctaggtaaagtccccccttgcCTCAGCTCGctggttaccatagcagcacccacctgtagcacgcgctccagcaggtatatatctctggtcacccccaaaaccaattcctcccttggccgcctctccttccagttatCTGCTACCATTAACTGGAACGacctacaaaaatctctgaaactggagactcatgtctccctccctagctttaagcaccagcagtcagagcagctcacagattactgcacctgtacatagcccatctataatttagcccaaataactacctcttcccctactgtatttatttattttgctcctttgcaccccattatttatatttatactttgcacattcttccactgcaaatctaccattccagtgttttacttgctatattgtatttactttgctaccatggcctttttgcctttacctcccttatcgcaccttatttgctcacattgtatatagacttatttttctactgtattattgactgtatgtttgttttactccatgtgtaactctgtgtcattgtatgtgtcgaactgctttgctttatcttggctaggtcgcaaTTGAAAatataacttgttctcaacttgcctacc
Proteins encoded in this window:
- the LOC135555321 gene encoding myosin regulatory light chain 2, skeletal muscle, which gives rise to MAPKKAKRRGAAAEGGSSNVFSMFEQSQIQEYKEAFTIIDQNRDGIISKDDLRDVLASMGQLNVKNEELEAMVKEASGPINFTVFLTMFGEKLKGADPEDVIVSAFKVLDPDATGFIKKDFLQELLTTQCDRFSAEEMKNLWAAFPPDVAGNVDYKQICYVITHGEEKEE